A stretch of Gossypium hirsutum isolate 1008001.06 chromosome A06, Gossypium_hirsutum_v2.1, whole genome shotgun sequence DNA encodes these proteins:
- the LOC107929816 gene encoding uncharacterized protein isoform X13 → MKMAKKVASTRELLERWRGIEEEEEETDDTDPSMRRRLHKRKEEWFADAFSVLISLPKENHIWCGSWDIMGPLLETFYNYFKDDRNDSPLRLLWKRISEEMRHCIQCVSQHHQAQEMYSTEYELCTIGPLLDVLRSLDEERVTQHLREINERLVRQEYDPVCDNAEVVNLMYEVLTFPALLDDQALFIDFEKFIEAVDDMHELALAGQQFPGVYALLFFNRRVRTVGHRLAKCMGKMRRAMDLEPLQPLLKKFIGFLENEVLPSPLETSRPRAQLDRLPIWLGITSLLEFLEPPAFEEGILERYPIFLDIVLNHISGDSPEFSHAVSCLRELFTMLGCKLWLRATLSPSVMRNTLLGQCFHTRNEKMHKDIFDLFQPFLQSLEALQDGEHEKQRRHFLYFLLHQVPVSSNFSVLTRKTACKIALLIIHRGYKMNPPCPPFECAHMWGPSLVSSLKDSSLYSSLRQPAFDLIQTILVSDAATLITSMLNCCIATSIAKSSSIELDDEEGHNKLPFTQDVEDSDTGCWSEFSTQSQITSPEYREWMCIPMLWIDVLVDIDPSVLPISFSKAVLWARSRFPMIEPENSAEMALDIRGWLSSSAAEILSTFGWKIPTGSDDGGGKESKNSMRLSTMCLPLIKTFNRLTAHFLIRMGQGELRKQWSWEPRMGESLILSLVDPNDNVRQFGKCILEQVSNTRGLGCGLKFLCSDILSLSAVYLGLRHALRLVQLDSVLLKFQTLHHFFFVLCKLLKDEDLPNSEVAEDSSNASNIMKYSSQGGFLKQPLFDALPANMGRNYSSVDPKLRENFCYSLSEIVWPALCKCLVEGKAFVNYSLCQMTCVRVLEILPVLFGRLSPSLVSLCGDSKVALGNLVDFKWLHDLMEWGKSQLKVIVVYWKKAVISLLNVIKLLRSDSSLLMVGAVENLISSDAVDMDELIEQVSRLCVTLSKEVSCAIGHSTLRSKKLFSGASVEGRYPAADVQLPSTGMDVKIFDSLKSEKKMNESNLIVISDDEKEKHIASSKSGHQMLHAQVEFPSTDEQASETYHAKKVVHSTGTDTSADLLESPMKKDSLVSQTQKPEKSRVKPPHCPKPKGPDSERKEISSNSRSSVISSQSKVDQENKFDESVKLNSINQGCKKKNFGTKDTILREVVAADDPLEAAFKTVTVQPSLLAKSGPVAPKRQVIQLRSPFENRSSLHRPEAQVKRFKPPRLDDWYRPILEVDFFVTVRLASAKDDESHTVSKLKEVPVSFHSPEQYVNIFRPLVLEEFKAQLYSSFLEMSSWEEMYCGSISVLSVERVDDFHLVRFVYDIDDSTASKSLSENDLVLLTKDLPKSTSHDVHMVGKVERRERDNKRKSSMLLIRFYLQNGSIRLNQARRQLLERSKWHASRIMSITPQIREFQALSSIKDIPLLPAILNPVSDPTILYKPTLDFSKLSQPLQQFLRSSFNDSQLQALNVAVGSQKIKKDFELSLIQGPPGTGKTRTIVAMVGVLLASFQRRTNESENSQSGYLRQCYNSSTNSNARVSQATAIARAWQDAALARQLNEDVERSKKSIESSTRGRVLICAQSNAAVDELVSRISSEGLYGRDGKRYKPYLVRVGNAKTVHPNSLPFYIDTLVDHRLAEEKMHTNDARNDLSMEASSTVLRSNLEKVVENIRFCETKRANIRDGNSSIKKTSKGSNKEMDVKEMASPELEAKLQRLYEQKKQIYKDLSAAQAQEKKTNEETKALRHKLRKSILKEAEIIVTTLSGCGGDLYGVCAETISSFKFGNPSEHTLFDAVVIDEAAQALEPATLIPLQLLKSRGTKCIMVGDPKQLPATVLSNVASKYMYECSMFERLQRAGHPVVMLTEQS, encoded by the exons GTTTTGACGTTTCCTGCCCTATTAGATGATCAGGCCttgtttatagattttgaaaaatTCATTGAAGCAGTTGATGATATGCATGAATTGGCTTTGGCTGGGCAACAGTTTCCG GGTGTTTATGCATTGCTTTTTTTCAATAGAAGAGTGCGGACTGTTGGTCATCGTTTAGCTAAATGTATGGGAAAAATGAG GAGAGCAATGGATTTGGAACCTTTGCAACCTTTGCTTAAAAAGTTCATTGGCTTTTTGGAGAATGAAGTATTGCCTTCACCTTTAGAGACTTCGAGGCCAAGAGCGCAGCTGGACCGCTTACCCATATGGCTTGGGATTACATCCTT GCTTGAGTTCTTGGAACCTCCAGCTTTTGAAGAGGGAATACTGGAGCGCTATCCCATCTTTCTTGATATTGTGCTCAACCATATCAGTGGTGATTCACCTGAATTTTCCCATGCTGTTAGTTGCTTGAGAGAACTTTTCACAATGCTTG GTTGTAAGCTTTGGCTGAGGGCTACATTATCTCCCAGTGTGATGCGCAACACGTTGTTGGGTCAGTGTTTTCACACTAGAAATGAGAAGATGCATAAAGATATTTTTGATCTTTTCCAGCCATTTCTGCAG tcacttgaAGCTTTGCAAGACGGGGAACATGAAAAGCAACGTAGgcatttcctttattttcttctcCACCAAGTTCCTGTGAGCAGTAACTTCAGTGTTTTAACGAGAAAAACAGCCTGCAAG ATTGCTCTTCTTATCATTCATCGAGGCTACAAGATGAATCCACCATGCCCTCCTTTTGAATGTGCACATATGTG GGGTCCTTCTCTTGTGTCTTCTTTGAAGGATTCTTCACTCTACAGTTCCCTGCGCCAGCCTGCCTTTGATCTCATACAAACAATTTTGGTGTCTGATGCTGCTACCTTGATAACTTCAATGCTGAATTGTTGCATAGCTACAAGTATTGCTAAAAGCTCTTCTATTGAGTTAGATGACGAGGAAGGACATAATAAGCTTCCATTTACTCAGGATGTTGAAGACAGCGATACTGGTTGTTGGAGTGAATTTAGCACTCAGAGTCAAATTACTTCTCCGGAGTATAGAGAATGGATGTGTATTCCTATGTTGTGGATTGACGTTCTTGTCGATATTGATCCTTCAGTTCTCCCAATATCATTTTCAAAGGCTGTATTATGGGCTCGATCTCGTTTCCCTATGATAGAACCTGAGAATAGTGCTGAAATGGCCCTTGATATTAGAGGTTGGCTTTCATCCTCCGCTGCAGAAATCTTAAGTACATTTGGATGGAAGATACCAACTGGCTCTGATGATGGAGGGGGGAAGGAATCTAAAAACTCAATGAGGTTGTCAACAATGTGTCTTCCTTTGATAAAGACTTTCAACAG GTTAACTGCACATTTTTTGATTCGAATGGGGCAAGGGGAACTTCGAAAGCAGTGGTCTTGGGAACCAAGGATGGGTGAAAGCTTGATCCTCTCACTTGTGGACCCAAATGAT AATGTGAGGCAGTTTGGCAAGTGTATCTTGGAACAAGTTTCAAATACACGGGGTCTTGGTTGTGGCTTGAAGTTTCTTTGCTCTGACATTCTTTCTCTATCTGCTGTTTATTTGGGCCTGAGGCATGCCTTGAGACTT GTCCAGTTAGATTctgttttattaaaatttcagactTTGCACCACTTTTTCTTTGTTCTATGCAAATTACTTAAAGATGAGGACTTGCCTAATTCAGAAGTAGCAGAAGATTCTTCCAATGCCTCAAATATCATGAAGTACTCTTCTCAGGGTGGATTTCTTAAGCAGCCACTGTTTGATGCTTTGCCTGCAAACATGGGCAGAAATTACTCCAGTGTTGACCCAAAATTAAGGGAAAATTTCTGTTACTCATTGTCTGAGATTGTGTGGCCAGCCTTATGCAAGTGCTTGGTAGAAGGGAAGGCATTCGTTAATTACAGTCTTTGCCAG ATGACTTGTGTTCGTGTGCTTGAGATCCTCCCTGTTCTATTTGGAAGACTCAGTCCGTCACTTGTTAGTTTGTGTGGAGATTCTAAAGTAGCATTAGGGAATTTAGTGGATTTCAAATGGCTTCATGATCTTATGGAATGGGGAAAGTCTCAACTTAAGGTCATTGTTGTCTATTGGAAAAAGGCTGTAATATCTTTGCTGAATGTAATCAAGCTATTAAGGAGTGATAGTTCTCTGTTGATGGTTGGGGCAGTTGAAAATCTTATTTCAAGCG ATGCTGTTGACATGGATGAATTGATAGAACAAGTATCACGACTTTGTGTTACATTATCTAAAGAAGTTTCTTGTGCTATTGGGCATTCAACCTTAAGgtcaaaaaaattgttttctgGAGCATCTGTTGAGGGAAGGTACCCTGCAGCTGATGTGCAGCTTCCTTCTACTGGGATGGATGTAAAAATTTTCGATTCCttaaaatcagaaaaaaaaatgaatgaaagtaATCTGATTGTTATTTCCGATGATGAGAAGGAGAAACATATTGCATCTAGTAAGTCAGGTCATCAAATGTTGCATGCCCAGGTGGAATTTCCTTCTACTGATGAGCAAGCTTCAGAAACTTACCATGCCAAGAAGGTTGTCCATAGCACTGGTACTGATACTTCAGCGGATCTACTTGAGTCTCCCATGAAAAAAGATTCCCTTGTTTCTCAGACACAGAAACCTGAGAAATCAAGAGTCAAGCCACCACATTGTCCCAAACCAAAAGGCCCTGACAGTGAGAGGAAAGAAATAAGCTCCAACTCCAGAAGTAGTGTTATTTCATCTCAGAGTAAAGTTGATCAGGAGAACAAGTTTGATGAATCTGTTAAATTAAACAGCATTAATCAaggttgcaaaaaaaaaaattttggaacCAAAGATACAATTTTGAGGGAGGTAGTTGCTGCAGATGATCCGTTGGAGGCTGCTTTCAAAACTGTAACTGTACAGCCATCACTTCTTGCTAAGTCTGGTCCTGTTGCTCCTAAAAGGCAAGTCATTCAACTTAGATCACCTTTTGAAAATAGATCTAGCCTACACAGGCCGGAAGCTCAGGTTAAAAGGTTCAAGCCTCCAAGACTGGATGACTGGTACAGGCCAATACTAGAAGTAGATTTCTTTGTAACGGTGAGATTAGCATCTGCAAAAGATGATGAGAGTCACACCGTTAGCAAATTAAAGGAGGTCCCTGTGTCATTCCACTCACCTGAACAGTATGTAAACATTTTTCGGCCGTTAGTTTTGGAGGAATTTAAAGCACAACTGTATAGTTCCTTTCTGGAGATGTCTTCATGGGAGGAGATGTACTGTGGCAGTATATCCGTGCTGTCAGTTGAGAGGGTTGATGATTTCCATCTTGTTCGATTTGTCTATGATATTGATGATTCTACAGCATCTAAAAGTTTGTCAGAGAATGACCTTGTTTTACTCACTAAAGATCTTCCAAAAAGTACCTCCCATGATGTTCATATGGTTGGAAAG GTGGAAAGACGTGAGAGAGACAATAAAAGGAAGTCAAGTATGCTGCTGATTCGGTTTTATCTTCAGAATGGCTCAATACGTTTGAATCAAGCTAGGAGGCAGCTTCTTGAACGAAGTAAATGGCATGCCAGTCGTATCATGAGCATTACACCCCAGATCCGAGAATTTCAGGCACTGTCATCTATAAAGGATATCCCCTTGCTTCCTGCCATTTTAAACCCTGTCAGTGATCCTACCATCTTGTATAAACCGACACTAGATTTCAGTAAGCTATCCCAGCCCCTGCAGCAATTTCTGAGGTCATCCTTCAATGATAGCCAACTGCAAGCCTTGAATGTTGCTGTTGGATCACAGAAGATAAAGAAAGATTTTGAATTGTCTCTTATTCAGGGTCCTCCAG GGACTGGAAAGACCCGAACTATTGTGGCCATGGTTGGTGTTTTGCTAGCTTCCTTTCAACGGAGAACAAATGAATCAGAGAATTCTCAGAGTGGTTATTTGAGACAATGCTATAATTCTTCCACCAATTCAAATGCACGAGTAAGTCAGGCCACTGCCATTGCAAGAGCTTGGCAGGATGCTGCCCTGGCTAGACAATTAAATGAAGATGTTGAAAGGTCAAAAAAGTCAATAGAAAGTTCTACAAGAGGAAGGGTGTTAATTTGTGCTCAGTCAAATGCTGCAGTTGATGAGCTGGTGTCAAGAATATCTAGTGAAGGTCTATATGGGAGAGATGGGAAGAGGTACAAACCGTATCTTGTACGGGTTGGGAATGCAAAAACAGTTCATCCAAATTCACTACCTTTCTATATTGATACACTTGTTGATCATCGGTTGGCAGAAGAGAAAATGCATACAAATGATGCTAGAAATGATTTAAGTATGGAGGCATCTTCTACAGTACTGCGTTCTAATCTAGAGAAGGTAGTCGAAAACATCAGATTCTGCGAAACCAAGCGTGCAAACATAAGGGATGGCAATTCAAGCATAAAGAAAACATCAAAAGGATCTAATAAGGAAATGGATGTAAAAGAAATGGCTAGTCCGGAATTAGAGGCTAAGCTACAACGATTGTATGAGCAAAAGAAACAAATTTATAAAGATCTTAGTGCTGCTCAGGCACAAGAGAAGAAGACTAATGAGGAAACCAAAGCATTAAGACATAAACTGCGGAAGTCTATTTTAAAGGAAGCTGAAATAATCGTTACAACATTAAGTGGTTGTGGTGGAGATCTCTATGGTGTATGTGCTGAAACCATATCAAGTTTTAAGTTTGGCAATCCATCTGAACATACTCTTTTTGATGCTGTTGTGATTGATGAAGCTGCACAG GCTTTGGAGCCAGCTACTTTGATTCCTCTTCAGCTTTTGAAGTCAAGAGGGACAAAATGTATCATG GTTGGTGATCCAAAGCAGCTTCCTGCAACAGTTCTCTCTAATGTTGCGAGCAAATATATGTATGAATGCAGCATGTTTGAGCGTTTACAAAGAGCTGGTCATCCTGTTGTTATGCTTACTGAACAG TCTTGA
- the LOC107929816 gene encoding uncharacterized protein isoform X10 — translation MKMAKKVASTRELLERWRGIEEEEEETDDTDPSMRRRLHKRKEEWFADAFSVLISLPKENHIWCGSWDIMGPLLETFYNYFKDDRNDSPLRLLWKRISEEMRHCIQCVSQHHQAQEMYSTEYELCTIGPLLDVLRSLDEERVTQHLREINERLVRQEYDPVCDNAEVVNLMYEVLTFPALLDDQALFIDFEKFIEAVDDMHELALAGQQFPGVYALLFFNRRVRTVGHRLAKCMGKMRRAMDLEPLQPLLKKFIGFLENEVLPSPLETSRPRAQLDRLPIWLGITSLLEFLEPPAFEEGILERYPIFLDIVLNHISGDSPEFSHAVSCLRELFTMLGCKLWLRATLSPSVMRNTLLGQCFHTRNEKMHKDIFDLFQPFLQSLEALQDGEHEKQRRHFLYFLLHQVPVSSNFSVLTRKTACKIALLIIHRGYKMNPPCPPFECAHMWGPSLVSSLKDSSLYSSLRQPAFDLIQTILVSDAATLITSMLNCCIATSIAKSSSIELDDEEGHNKLPFTQDVEDSDTGCWSEFSTQSQITSPEYREWMCIPMLWIDVLVDIDPSVLPISFSKAVLWARSRFPMIEPENSAEMALDIRGWLSSSAAEILSTFGWKIPTGSDDGGGKESKNSMRLSTMCLPLIKTFNRLTAHFLIRMGQGELRKQWSWEPRMGESLILSLVDPNDNVRQFGKCILEQVSNTRGLGCGLKFLCSDILSLSAVYLGLRHALRLVQLDSVLLKFQTLHHFFFVLCKLLKDEDLPNSEVAEDSSNASNIMKYSSQGGFLKQPLFDALPANMGRNYSSVDPKLRENFCYSLSEIVWPALCKCLVEGKAFVNYSLCQMTCVRVLEILPVLFGRLSPSLVSLCGDSKVALGNLVDFKWLHDLMEWGKSQLKVIVVYWKKAVISLLNVIKLLRSDSSLLMVGAVENLISSDAVDMDELIEQVSRLCVTLSKEVSCAIGHSTLRSKKLFSGASVEGRYPAADVQLPSTGMDVKIFDSLKSEKKMNESNLIVISDDEKEKHIASSKSGHQMLHAQVEFPSTDEQASETYHAKKVVHSTGTDTSADLLESPMKKDSLVSQTQKPEKSRVKPPHCPKPKGPDSERKEISSNSRSSVISSQSKVDQENKFDESVKLNSINQGCKKKNFGTKDTILREVVAADDPLEAAFKTVTVQPSLLAKSGPVAPKRQVIQLRSPFENRSSLHRPEAQVKRFKPPRLDDWYRPILEVDFFVTVRLASAKDDESHTVSKLKEVPVSFHSPEQYVNIFRPLVLEEFKAQLYSSFLEMSSWEEMYCGSISVLSVERVDDFHLVRFVYDIDDSTASKSLSENDLVLLTKDLPKSTSHDVHMVGKVERRERDNKRKSSMLLIRFYLQNGSIRLNQARRQLLERSKWHASRIMSITPQIREFQALSSIKDIPLLPAILNPVSDPTILYKPTLDFSKLSQPLQQFLRSSFNDSQLQALNVAVGSQKIKKDFELSLIQGPPGTGKTRTIVAMVGVLLASFQRRTNESENSQSGYLRQCYNSSTNSNARVSQATAIARAWQDAALARQLNEDVERSKKSIESSTRGRVLICAQSNAAVDELVSRISSEGLYGRDGKRYKPYLVRVGNAKTVHPNSLPFYIDTLVDHRLAEEKMHTNDARNDLSMEASSTVLRSNLEKVVENIRFCETKRANIRDGNSSIKKTSKGSNKEMDVKEMASPELEAKLQRLYEQKKQIYKDLSAAQAQEKKTNEETKALRHKLRKSILKEAEIIVTTLSGCGGDLYGVCAETISSFKFGNPSEHTLFDAVVIDEAAQALEPATLIPLQLLKSRGTKCIMSLSSRLVIQSSFLQQFSLMLRANICMNAACLSVYKELVILLLCLLNSLEQISVISWS, via the exons GTTTTGACGTTTCCTGCCCTATTAGATGATCAGGCCttgtttatagattttgaaaaatTCATTGAAGCAGTTGATGATATGCATGAATTGGCTTTGGCTGGGCAACAGTTTCCG GGTGTTTATGCATTGCTTTTTTTCAATAGAAGAGTGCGGACTGTTGGTCATCGTTTAGCTAAATGTATGGGAAAAATGAG GAGAGCAATGGATTTGGAACCTTTGCAACCTTTGCTTAAAAAGTTCATTGGCTTTTTGGAGAATGAAGTATTGCCTTCACCTTTAGAGACTTCGAGGCCAAGAGCGCAGCTGGACCGCTTACCCATATGGCTTGGGATTACATCCTT GCTTGAGTTCTTGGAACCTCCAGCTTTTGAAGAGGGAATACTGGAGCGCTATCCCATCTTTCTTGATATTGTGCTCAACCATATCAGTGGTGATTCACCTGAATTTTCCCATGCTGTTAGTTGCTTGAGAGAACTTTTCACAATGCTTG GTTGTAAGCTTTGGCTGAGGGCTACATTATCTCCCAGTGTGATGCGCAACACGTTGTTGGGTCAGTGTTTTCACACTAGAAATGAGAAGATGCATAAAGATATTTTTGATCTTTTCCAGCCATTTCTGCAG tcacttgaAGCTTTGCAAGACGGGGAACATGAAAAGCAACGTAGgcatttcctttattttcttctcCACCAAGTTCCTGTGAGCAGTAACTTCAGTGTTTTAACGAGAAAAACAGCCTGCAAG ATTGCTCTTCTTATCATTCATCGAGGCTACAAGATGAATCCACCATGCCCTCCTTTTGAATGTGCACATATGTG GGGTCCTTCTCTTGTGTCTTCTTTGAAGGATTCTTCACTCTACAGTTCCCTGCGCCAGCCTGCCTTTGATCTCATACAAACAATTTTGGTGTCTGATGCTGCTACCTTGATAACTTCAATGCTGAATTGTTGCATAGCTACAAGTATTGCTAAAAGCTCTTCTATTGAGTTAGATGACGAGGAAGGACATAATAAGCTTCCATTTACTCAGGATGTTGAAGACAGCGATACTGGTTGTTGGAGTGAATTTAGCACTCAGAGTCAAATTACTTCTCCGGAGTATAGAGAATGGATGTGTATTCCTATGTTGTGGATTGACGTTCTTGTCGATATTGATCCTTCAGTTCTCCCAATATCATTTTCAAAGGCTGTATTATGGGCTCGATCTCGTTTCCCTATGATAGAACCTGAGAATAGTGCTGAAATGGCCCTTGATATTAGAGGTTGGCTTTCATCCTCCGCTGCAGAAATCTTAAGTACATTTGGATGGAAGATACCAACTGGCTCTGATGATGGAGGGGGGAAGGAATCTAAAAACTCAATGAGGTTGTCAACAATGTGTCTTCCTTTGATAAAGACTTTCAACAG GTTAACTGCACATTTTTTGATTCGAATGGGGCAAGGGGAACTTCGAAAGCAGTGGTCTTGGGAACCAAGGATGGGTGAAAGCTTGATCCTCTCACTTGTGGACCCAAATGAT AATGTGAGGCAGTTTGGCAAGTGTATCTTGGAACAAGTTTCAAATACACGGGGTCTTGGTTGTGGCTTGAAGTTTCTTTGCTCTGACATTCTTTCTCTATCTGCTGTTTATTTGGGCCTGAGGCATGCCTTGAGACTT GTCCAGTTAGATTctgttttattaaaatttcagactTTGCACCACTTTTTCTTTGTTCTATGCAAATTACTTAAAGATGAGGACTTGCCTAATTCAGAAGTAGCAGAAGATTCTTCCAATGCCTCAAATATCATGAAGTACTCTTCTCAGGGTGGATTTCTTAAGCAGCCACTGTTTGATGCTTTGCCTGCAAACATGGGCAGAAATTACTCCAGTGTTGACCCAAAATTAAGGGAAAATTTCTGTTACTCATTGTCTGAGATTGTGTGGCCAGCCTTATGCAAGTGCTTGGTAGAAGGGAAGGCATTCGTTAATTACAGTCTTTGCCAG ATGACTTGTGTTCGTGTGCTTGAGATCCTCCCTGTTCTATTTGGAAGACTCAGTCCGTCACTTGTTAGTTTGTGTGGAGATTCTAAAGTAGCATTAGGGAATTTAGTGGATTTCAAATGGCTTCATGATCTTATGGAATGGGGAAAGTCTCAACTTAAGGTCATTGTTGTCTATTGGAAAAAGGCTGTAATATCTTTGCTGAATGTAATCAAGCTATTAAGGAGTGATAGTTCTCTGTTGATGGTTGGGGCAGTTGAAAATCTTATTTCAAGCG ATGCTGTTGACATGGATGAATTGATAGAACAAGTATCACGACTTTGTGTTACATTATCTAAAGAAGTTTCTTGTGCTATTGGGCATTCAACCTTAAGgtcaaaaaaattgttttctgGAGCATCTGTTGAGGGAAGGTACCCTGCAGCTGATGTGCAGCTTCCTTCTACTGGGATGGATGTAAAAATTTTCGATTCCttaaaatcagaaaaaaaaatgaatgaaagtaATCTGATTGTTATTTCCGATGATGAGAAGGAGAAACATATTGCATCTAGTAAGTCAGGTCATCAAATGTTGCATGCCCAGGTGGAATTTCCTTCTACTGATGAGCAAGCTTCAGAAACTTACCATGCCAAGAAGGTTGTCCATAGCACTGGTACTGATACTTCAGCGGATCTACTTGAGTCTCCCATGAAAAAAGATTCCCTTGTTTCTCAGACACAGAAACCTGAGAAATCAAGAGTCAAGCCACCACATTGTCCCAAACCAAAAGGCCCTGACAGTGAGAGGAAAGAAATAAGCTCCAACTCCAGAAGTAGTGTTATTTCATCTCAGAGTAAAGTTGATCAGGAGAACAAGTTTGATGAATCTGTTAAATTAAACAGCATTAATCAaggttgcaaaaaaaaaaattttggaacCAAAGATACAATTTTGAGGGAGGTAGTTGCTGCAGATGATCCGTTGGAGGCTGCTTTCAAAACTGTAACTGTACAGCCATCACTTCTTGCTAAGTCTGGTCCTGTTGCTCCTAAAAGGCAAGTCATTCAACTTAGATCACCTTTTGAAAATAGATCTAGCCTACACAGGCCGGAAGCTCAGGTTAAAAGGTTCAAGCCTCCAAGACTGGATGACTGGTACAGGCCAATACTAGAAGTAGATTTCTTTGTAACGGTGAGATTAGCATCTGCAAAAGATGATGAGAGTCACACCGTTAGCAAATTAAAGGAGGTCCCTGTGTCATTCCACTCACCTGAACAGTATGTAAACATTTTTCGGCCGTTAGTTTTGGAGGAATTTAAAGCACAACTGTATAGTTCCTTTCTGGAGATGTCTTCATGGGAGGAGATGTACTGTGGCAGTATATCCGTGCTGTCAGTTGAGAGGGTTGATGATTTCCATCTTGTTCGATTTGTCTATGATATTGATGATTCTACAGCATCTAAAAGTTTGTCAGAGAATGACCTTGTTTTACTCACTAAAGATCTTCCAAAAAGTACCTCCCATGATGTTCATATGGTTGGAAAG GTGGAAAGACGTGAGAGAGACAATAAAAGGAAGTCAAGTATGCTGCTGATTCGGTTTTATCTTCAGAATGGCTCAATACGTTTGAATCAAGCTAGGAGGCAGCTTCTTGAACGAAGTAAATGGCATGCCAGTCGTATCATGAGCATTACACCCCAGATCCGAGAATTTCAGGCACTGTCATCTATAAAGGATATCCCCTTGCTTCCTGCCATTTTAAACCCTGTCAGTGATCCTACCATCTTGTATAAACCGACACTAGATTTCAGTAAGCTATCCCAGCCCCTGCAGCAATTTCTGAGGTCATCCTTCAATGATAGCCAACTGCAAGCCTTGAATGTTGCTGTTGGATCACAGAAGATAAAGAAAGATTTTGAATTGTCTCTTATTCAGGGTCCTCCAG GGACTGGAAAGACCCGAACTATTGTGGCCATGGTTGGTGTTTTGCTAGCTTCCTTTCAACGGAGAACAAATGAATCAGAGAATTCTCAGAGTGGTTATTTGAGACAATGCTATAATTCTTCCACCAATTCAAATGCACGAGTAAGTCAGGCCACTGCCATTGCAAGAGCTTGGCAGGATGCTGCCCTGGCTAGACAATTAAATGAAGATGTTGAAAGGTCAAAAAAGTCAATAGAAAGTTCTACAAGAGGAAGGGTGTTAATTTGTGCTCAGTCAAATGCTGCAGTTGATGAGCTGGTGTCAAGAATATCTAGTGAAGGTCTATATGGGAGAGATGGGAAGAGGTACAAACCGTATCTTGTACGGGTTGGGAATGCAAAAACAGTTCATCCAAATTCACTACCTTTCTATATTGATACACTTGTTGATCATCGGTTGGCAGAAGAGAAAATGCATACAAATGATGCTAGAAATGATTTAAGTATGGAGGCATCTTCTACAGTACTGCGTTCTAATCTAGAGAAGGTAGTCGAAAACATCAGATTCTGCGAAACCAAGCGTGCAAACATAAGGGATGGCAATTCAAGCATAAAGAAAACATCAAAAGGATCTAATAAGGAAATGGATGTAAAAGAAATGGCTAGTCCGGAATTAGAGGCTAAGCTACAACGATTGTATGAGCAAAAGAAACAAATTTATAAAGATCTTAGTGCTGCTCAGGCACAAGAGAAGAAGACTAATGAGGAAACCAAAGCATTAAGACATAAACTGCGGAAGTCTATTTTAAAGGAAGCTGAAATAATCGTTACAACATTAAGTGGTTGTGGTGGAGATCTCTATGGTGTATGTGCTGAAACCATATCAAGTTTTAAGTTTGGCAATCCATCTGAACATACTCTTTTTGATGCTGTTGTGATTGATGAAGCTGCACAG GCTTTGGAGCCAGCTACTTTGATTCCTCTTCAGCTTTTGAAGTCAAGAGGGACAAAATGTATCATG AGTCTTTCCTCAAGGTTGGTGATCCAAAGCAGCTTCCTGCAACAGTTCTCTCTAATGTTGCGAGCAAATATATGTATGAATGCAGCATGTTTGAGCGTTTACAAAGAGCTGGTCATCCTGTTGTTATGCTTACTGAACAG TCTTGAGCAAATCAGTGTCATTTCATGGAGCTGA